The nucleotide window GGCGGCAAGGACATCGTGGCGGACCTCGGCGGCTCGCCCGTCGTACGGGCCCGCAGCGCCGCGGTGCTCGACGAGGTGGCCCGACTCGTCGCCGACGGCGCACTGGACCCCCTGGTGACGCGGACCTTCCCCCTCGACGAGGCGGCCGGGGCGCTGCGTGCCGTCGAGGAGGGCCACGCCCGCGGCAAGATCGTGATCGAGGTCGCCGCATGAGCGCCGCGGAGCGGGTGACCGCCGGCCGGACGGCCGCGGACCACGTACTGGACAACCCCGCGCGGGCCTCGCTGACCGGCCCGCACGCCCACTTCGCCGAGCGCCGTGGCCGCGTCCTGCGCTACCCCGTCGACGTGTCGCCCTGGCTGGCCCTGCCCGAGGACCCCGGCGCCGACGACTGGGCGGACGTCGCGGCCCTCGCGGGACCCGGCCAGGAGATCGCGCTGCCCGGCTTCCGCGGCGAGATCCCGGACGGCTGGGAGGTGACGTTCCACGTGGACGGCGTGCAGTTCGTGGACGACGGCCTGGCCGCGGCGCCGGACCCGGAGGCGGTACGGCTCGGTCCCGCCGACGTGCCGGAGATGCTCGACCTCGTCGCGCGCACCAGGCCGGGCCCGTTCCTGCCGCGCACGGTCGAACTCGGCACGTACCTCGGGATACGCCGGGAGGGCGCGCTCGTCGCCATGGCGGGGGAGCGGCTGCATCCGCCGGGCTGGACCGAGATCAGCGCGGTCTGCACGGACGCGGGCTTCCGCGGCGAGGGACTGGCGACCCGGCTGACACTGGCGGTCGCGCACGGCATCCGCGCGCGGGGCGAGACCCCGTTCCTGCACACCGGGGCGGGCAACACCCGAGCGGTCCGGCTCTACGAGTCCCTGGGGTTCAGGCTGCGGCGCAGGACGAGGTTCCTGTCGGCACGCGTGCCGGAGCTGCGGCCCGAGGAGGACGGGCGGTCGGTGGCGGTGGGCTGACGACCGCCCCGGGCCGACCTTCAGCCGTCCGCGGGAGCAGAAGCGGAAGCGGAAGCGGGAGTGGGGCCGGGGCCGGTACCGGGGGCGTCCGCGGGGGCGGGCGTGGATCCCCCCGGCCCCTCGGCCGCCGCGTTGTAGCGCAGCAGGTACGCCGCGAACCGCTGCAGGTCGTCCTCGGGCCAGCCCGCCAGGCGTGCGCGGAAGGCCGCCCGGCGGCGCTCGGTCACCTGGGCGAGGATCTCCGTCCCGGCCGGCGTGAGGTCCAGCACCTGGACGCGCTGGTCCCGCGGGTCGGGACGCCGCGCGATCAGCCCGGCGCCTTCGAGGGCCGACACCTGCCGGCTCACCGTCGACTTGTCGAGGGCGTGGTGCGCGGCCAGGTCGGTGGCACGGCAGCCGCCGCTCACCTCCAGATGGCCGAGCAGGGTGTACGAGACCAGGGACAGCTCGGGGTGCATCCGGCCCGCCGAGGCCCGGGCCCGCCGCGCGAAGGCGGTCATCTCGTGATGGATGGTCTCGACGGCCTCGTCGGCTGCGCTCACGGTCTGTCCTCCCGGTAGTGGTTGCATAATACAACCACCGGTTGTCGCGGGGCGACCGGCGGCTGTACCGGCGGGCGCGGCCGTGTAATGTTGCCGTCCGGCTGCGGACCGCCCCAGCCATGACGGACCGAGGAGGTGAGCCCCATTACCGCTGTGTCAGTTCGGGTGCTCCCGCCTCAGGACCTCACCGACAGCAGGTGATCCTCAGGAGCGCCCTTCGGCTTCCGAAAGGCTCCCGGCTTCGATGCCACCTTCTTACGATCATGTCGTCACCGCGCTCCGCTCCGCCGGCTGTGTCTTTGCCGAGGACGAGGCGCGACTGATCCTCTCCACCGCCCGCACCCCGGCCGAACTCACCGCGATGGTGGACCGCCGGGCGGCGGGCCGGCCCCTTGAGTACGTGCTGGGCTGGGCCGGATTCAGCGGGCTGCGCATCGCTGTCGAATCCGGTGTCTTCGTGCCCCGGCGGCGTACCGAGTTCCTGGTCCGGCAAGCCGTGCGGCTCGCCTCCGAGGCGCCGGTCGTGGTGGACCTGTGCTGCGGGTCGGGGGCGGTGGGGGCCGCGCTCGCCGCGGCGCTGCCCGCGGCCGAACTGCACGCGGCCGACATCGACCCCGCCGCTGTGCGGTGTGCCCGCCGCAACGTGGGCGAGCGGGGCCGTGTCTACGAGGGCGACCTCTTCGAACCGCTGCCGGCGGGACTTCGCGGGCGGGTGGGGGTGCTGGCCGCGAACGTGCCGTACGTCCCGACCGGGGAGGTGGCACTGTTGCCCCCGGAAGCCCGCGATCATGAGCCGCTCGTCGCGCTGGACGGGGGCGGGGACGGGCTCGACGTACTGCGGCGGG belongs to Streptomyces sp. V3I8 and includes:
- a CDS encoding GNAT family N-acetyltransferase is translated as MSAAERVTAGRTAADHVLDNPARASLTGPHAHFAERRGRVLRYPVDVSPWLALPEDPGADDWADVAALAGPGQEIALPGFRGEIPDGWEVTFHVDGVQFVDDGLAAAPDPEAVRLGPADVPEMLDLVARTRPGPFLPRTVELGTYLGIRREGALVAMAGERLHPPGWTEISAVCTDAGFRGEGLATRLTLAVAHGIRARGETPFLHTGAGNTRAVRLYESLGFRLRRRTRFLSARVPELRPEEDGRSVAVG
- a CDS encoding MarR family winged helix-turn-helix transcriptional regulator, whose protein sequence is MQPLPGGQTVSAADEAVETIHHEMTAFARRARASAGRMHPELSLVSYTLLGHLEVSGGCRATDLAAHHALDKSTVSRQVSALEGAGLIARRPDPRDQRVQVLDLTPAGTEILAQVTERRRAAFRARLAGWPEDDLQRFAAYLLRYNAAAEGPGGSTPAPADAPGTGPGPTPASASASAPADG
- a CDS encoding putative protein N(5)-glutamine methyltransferase — translated: MPPSYDHVVTALRSAGCVFAEDEARLILSTARTPAELTAMVDRRAAGRPLEYVLGWAGFSGLRIAVESGVFVPRRRTEFLVRQAVRLASEAPVVVDLCCGSGAVGAALAAALPAAELHAADIDPAAVRCARRNVGERGRVYEGDLFEPLPAGLRGRVGVLAANVPYVPTGEVALLPPEARDHEPLVALDGGGDGLDVLRRVAAQAPRWLAPGGVLLAETSERQADRALEVFAAAGLTPRLEVSEELYANVVIGTR